One genomic segment of Trueperaceae bacterium includes these proteins:
- a CDS encoding arginine--tRNA ligase yields MSDVKDALRAAFARAVARLGAPGDALPVPDIPVQEVPEDKPGDYGTPVAFALAKTLRRNPADLAAELVAAFEPPAGVLRAEAVGPYINVVLDPATFLAGVVDGPAPAPARGRKVVVEHTSVNPNKEAHVGHLRNVVLGDAVARILRADGYDVEVQNYVDDTGRQAAESLFAAAYFGETPPDPHAPHAPDAPRAAWKLDHWYGERYVRLGRAKEADGDAIEAGVADVMHALERGERRDAVERIVAAQLATFHALGATYDLLVWESDVVAAGFLARGLEVLEASPYVERPEDGKYAGALVMRVGDFLPGLEEDRVVLVRSDGNAMYVAKDVGYQFWKAGLFEGLRYAPFAEGPGGATLWTSHPAGTTDADGRTFAHAASIVNVIDVRQTHPQTLVKAALALSGTPEGEAAARHSHHLAYEVVTLEGEAMSGRKGTTLALDDAMDEAVRRAGAVVAEKNPDLTDADAVARAVGLGALRFAMLKSEAKRIIDFRWERALDLQGDTAPYVQYAHARAASILRAARDAGLDPDAAPDPGVYAHAGPLEVALARRVAQYPEVRAQAAEALAPHLVAQYALDLATAWNGYYNHRGPDGAPDTAVLRAEPGLREARLALVGRVRTTLAEALALLGIEAPEAM; encoded by the coding sequence ATGAGCGACGTCAAGGACGCCCTGCGCGCCGCCTTCGCCCGGGCGGTGGCCCGGCTCGGCGCTCCGGGCGACGCCCTCCCCGTCCCCGACATCCCCGTCCAAGAGGTCCCCGAGGACAAGCCCGGCGATTACGGCACGCCGGTCGCGTTCGCCCTCGCCAAGACCCTCCGACGCAACCCCGCCGACCTCGCCGCGGAGCTCGTCGCGGCGTTCGAGCCGCCCGCCGGGGTGCTCCGCGCCGAAGCGGTCGGGCCGTACATCAACGTCGTCCTCGACCCCGCGACGTTCCTCGCCGGCGTCGTCGACGGGCCCGCCCCCGCCCCCGCGCGCGGCCGCAAGGTCGTCGTGGAGCACACCAGCGTCAACCCGAACAAGGAGGCGCACGTCGGGCACCTCCGCAACGTCGTCCTCGGGGACGCCGTCGCCCGCATCCTGCGCGCCGACGGCTACGACGTCGAGGTCCAGAACTACGTCGACGACACCGGCCGGCAGGCGGCGGAGAGCCTCTTCGCCGCGGCGTACTTCGGGGAGACGCCCCCCGACCCGCACGCCCCCCACGCCCCCGACGCGCCCCGCGCGGCGTGGAAGCTGGACCACTGGTACGGCGAACGCTACGTCCGCCTCGGGCGCGCCAAGGAGGCGGACGGCGACGCGATCGAGGCGGGCGTCGCCGACGTCATGCACGCCCTCGAGCGCGGCGAACGCCGCGACGCCGTCGAGCGCATCGTCGCCGCGCAGCTCGCCACCTTCCACGCGCTCGGCGCGACGTACGACCTGCTCGTCTGGGAGTCCGACGTCGTGGCCGCCGGCTTCCTCGCGCGCGGCCTCGAGGTGCTCGAGGCCAGCCCCTACGTCGAACGGCCCGAGGACGGCAAGTACGCCGGCGCCCTCGTGATGCGCGTCGGCGACTTCCTCCCCGGCCTCGAGGAGGACCGCGTCGTCCTCGTGCGCAGCGACGGCAACGCCATGTACGTCGCGAAGGACGTCGGCTACCAGTTCTGGAAGGCCGGCCTCTTCGAAGGCCTCCGCTACGCCCCCTTCGCCGAGGGGCCCGGCGGCGCGACGCTGTGGACCAGCCACCCCGCCGGAACGACCGACGCCGACGGCCGGACGTTCGCGCATGCGGCGTCGATCGTGAACGTCATCGACGTCCGTCAGACCCACCCCCAGACCCTCGTCAAGGCCGCCCTCGCGTTGTCCGGCACGCCGGAGGGGGAGGCCGCCGCCCGGCACAGCCACCACCTGGCGTACGAGGTCGTCACCCTCGAGGGCGAAGCGATGAGCGGCCGCAAGGGCACCACCCTCGCGCTGGACGACGCGATGGACGAGGCGGTCCGCCGCGCCGGCGCCGTCGTCGCGGAGAAGAACCCCGACCTCACCGACGCCGACGCCGTCGCCCGCGCGGTCGGGCTCGGCGCGCTCCGGTTCGCGATGCTGAAGAGCGAAGCGAAGCGCATCATCGACTTCCGTTGGGAGCGCGCCCTCGACCTGCAGGGCGACACCGCGCCCTACGTCCAGTACGCGCACGCCCGCGCCGCTTCGATCCTCCGCGCGGCCCGCGACGCCGGCCTCGACCCGGACGCCGCGCCCGACCCGGGCGTCTACGCGCACGCCGGGCCGCTCGAGGTGGCCCTCGCGCGCCGCGTCGCGCAGTACCCCGAGGTCCGCGCGCAGGCCGCCGAGGCGCTCGCGCCGCACCTCGTCGCGCAGTACGCCCTCGACCTGGCGACCGCCTGGAACGGCTACTACAACCACCGCGGGCCCGACGGCGCGCCGGACACCGCGGTGCTGCGCGCCGAGCCCGGCCTCCGCGAGGCCCGCCTCGCCCTCGTCGGGCGGGTCCGCACCACCCTCGCCGAGGCGCTCGCGCTGCTCGGGATCGAGGCGCCGGAGGCGATGTGA